A single genomic interval of Eleutherodactylus coqui strain aEleCoq1 chromosome 3, aEleCoq1.hap1, whole genome shotgun sequence harbors:
- the RBBP9 gene encoding serine hydrolase RBBP9 produces MSEGSAAVVSPVKAVIVPGNGGGNVESCIWYGWTKKRLDKIPHFKCLLRNMPDPFTARESIWLPFMESELQCDSKTIVIGHSSGAAAAMRFAETHQVFAIILVAAYTSDLGDENERESGYFNRPWQWEKIKSNCRHIIQFGSTDDPFLPWGEQEKVADNLSVELHKFSDRGHFQNTEFKDLLNVVKKLIPTPV; encoded by the exons ATGTCTGAAGGCTCTGCTGCAGTAGTTTCCCCTGTGAAGGCTGTTATAGTGCCCGGCAATGGAGGAGGGAATGTGGAGTCATGTATCTGGTATGGTTGGACTAAGAAGAGACTTGACAAG ATCCCACATTTCAAGTGTTTGCTCCGTAACATGCCCGATCCAT TTACAGCAAGAGaatcaatatggctgccatttaTGGAATCGGAACTACAATGTGACAGCAAGACTATAGTCATTGGGCACAGTTCTGGAGCCGCTGCGGCCATGAG GTTTGCTGAAACGCATCAGGTGTTTGCAATAATTCTGGTCGCTGCGTACACCTCCGACTTGGGGGATGAAAATGAAAGAGAAAGCG GTTACTTCAATCGCCCTTGGCAATGGGAAAAGATCAAATCAAACTGTCGTCACATTATTCAGTTTGGTTCTACAGACGATCCGTTCCTTCCTTGGGGCGAACAGGAGAAGGTTGCCGATAATCTGAGTGTTGAGTTGCACAAGTTCTCAGACCGCGGACACTTCCAGAATACGGAGTTTAAGGACCTACTGAATGTGGTGAAGAAACTTATTCCCACTCCTGTATAA